CAAGATCTACCGCCAGGGATTCGTCATCGAGTTGAAGGCCCTGGCGGCCCATTTGGCGGCCACCCATTTCAACGGACAACCCATCGCCGGCTATTCCCGCCTGAGCATCGACGTCGCCGGCCGGGACGGCACGGTGGGCATCGCCCGCTTCGGAGACAACGTCCGGGAAACGGCTTTCAGCCTCCGGCGCACGTTTCCCTTTCCCTTCGATTTCCTGTCGGCCGGCCTGGACTTCCGCCTGATTCCTCACACGGCGAACAGGCGCACCCTCAACCTCATGATGAGCGTTTTTGTGGCCGTGTTCGTTCTGGGTTTCCTGGCCATCTACCACAGCGCGCGAACGGTCATCGACCTCGCAGAGCGGCGTTCCCGCTTCGTCTCCTCGGTTACCCACGAACTGAAAACCCCCCTGACGAATATCAGAATGTACATCGAACTGCTTGAACAGGGCATCGCCGGGAGCCCGGAACGCGAACAGGAATATTTCGGCGTGCTGAACGCGGAAAGCGTCCGCCTTGCGCGCCTCATCAACAATGTCCTGGAACTCTCCAAGCTGGAAAACAGACAGCGACGGATCAACCTTGTGGAGGGTAATCTGGACGAGGTCTTCACCGAGTTGGAAACCGTGATGGGGAAGAAGGTGCGCCAGGCAGGCTTCACGCTGACCATCGACAGGACGCGCCTGCGGCCCTTTTTCTACGATGCCGAAATCATGATGCTGATTCTGACCAATCTGATCGAAAACAGCCTCAAGTTCGGCGCAAGCGAGCCGGTGAAGTCGATCACCGTCAAAACACGCCAGGAAGGCAGCTTGACAGAAGTGGCCGTGGCCGATACAGGCCCAGGTATTCCACGCCACGCGCTGAAAAAAGTGTTCCGGGACTTCTACCGGGTCGAGGGCGCCCTCACCCGGAGGACAGGCGGCACCGGCATCGGCCTGGCCCTGGTAAAAAAATTCGCACGTCTCATGCACGGAACCGTGACCGCCCGCAACAACGACGGCCCGGGATGCACCATTACCCTTTCCTTGCCTGAAAGCGACCAGAGCAGATAATCCCAGCGGGTTTCAAATTTTATTGATAACCGTTCGATATACCGTTTTAGCCTGTGAATGATTGAATTTGGTATCTGTTTGGGATTTCGGATTTGGTGCCTGGAATTTTGTTTCCTCTGTTACCGGCGTTTGCCGTTAATCGATACGCTCCAGACGGTAGCCGGCCGCTTCGAGATCGGCCTGCACCTCGCGGGCATGGTCACCGCCCCTTGTCTCCAGCTCCAGCTCCACCCGGGTGACGTCGATGGGATTGTTTCTGACGTTGCGGTCATGGTAGATGTGCAGCACGTTGGCCTTCAGCTGCGCAACCCGGTCGAGCATCCCGGCCAGGGAACCGGGCCTGTCCGAAAGGCTCAGCCTCAGACGGATGATTC
This sequence is a window from Deltaproteobacteria bacterium. Protein-coding genes within it:
- a CDS encoding HAMP domain-containing histidine kinase, whose translation is MKRLKLLIWFIFLALSIPVGYFIVQTYGGLKAEETARLRFFAETIFDEIENELAGIVTKEENRHVDAYNAVYLAEENGGTSSTALPSPLAQKPEETYILGYLQNNPDGSFHTPLVPEGRPVAPGLQHLVDALQSVNAAFNARRAASNETAKRPREKTADKKAFKKTPGLEEPYLDRSRKKAFASAPQQQSSRVEEITAGQAMRLSQKSPSRLQSDNLQAAGEIEGEKKRQGGEEAGAPGEAVMADSQAPAPEADGIAGRTFQIEIAPLQSVIISDDRVFMFRRVVIGDKIYRQGFVIELKALAAHLAATHFNGQPIAGYSRLSIDVAGRDGTVGIARFGDNVRETAFSLRRTFPFPFDFLSAGLDFRLIPHTANRRTLNLMMSVFVAVFVLGFLAIYHSARTVIDLAERRSRFVSSVTHELKTPLTNIRMYIELLEQGIAGSPEREQEYFGVLNAESVRLARLINNVLELSKLENRQRRINLVEGNLDEVFTELETVMGKKVRQAGFTLTIDRTRLRPFFYDAEIMMLILTNLIENSLKFGASEPVKSITVKTRQEGSLTEVAVADTGPGIPRHALKKVFRDFYRVEGALTRRTGGTGIGLALVKKFARLMHGTVTARNNDGPGCTITLSLPESDQSR